From Myxococcales bacterium, a single genomic window includes:
- a CDS encoding zinc-binding dehydrogenase, giving the protein MTDSMRALVYDRVKDPWDQSRGLRMAEVPKATLDEKDDYNDRSRVLIKPRFVGFCGSDRGIWFRRAFKEMIVGSLDKEAGAAHAARDRRVIGHELFGEIIAVGSDAARTHGLAVGDMVAAESHIFCGVCYQCRTGDAHVCADDLIIGISYDGAFADYVKLPARVIWRTDMKKMRPEVAAIQEPFGNAVHACTKVNLRGKRVAIVGCGTIGLFAVVIARALGASKIIGIEPVKHHADMASKLGADVVLSPGNMGPNDYAHDKQLVAEVRRLTDGVGADVVLEMSGLNSSVNNAIHSVRRGGDVILFGLKSGDAVIESFDRVIVDGIAMHSVIGRRIWETWHITRHLLESRDPNIHDLVYDVILNKGDGPIVDFDKFDKDTFEERITAFPKVVLRF; this is encoded by the coding sequence ATGACCGACTCGATGCGCGCCCTGGTCTACGACCGCGTGAAGGATCCCTGGGACCAGAGCCGGGGCCTCCGCATGGCGGAGGTGCCGAAGGCCACGCTCGACGAGAAGGACGACTACAACGACCGCTCGCGGGTGCTGATCAAACCGCGCTTCGTGGGGTTTTGCGGGAGCGACCGCGGGATCTGGTTCCGACGTGCCTTCAAGGAGATGATCGTCGGCTCGCTCGACAAAGAAGCGGGCGCCGCGCACGCGGCCCGCGACCGCCGGGTCATCGGCCACGAGCTGTTCGGTGAGATCATCGCTGTGGGCAGCGACGCGGCCCGCACCCACGGCCTCGCCGTCGGTGACATGGTGGCGGCAGAGAGCCACATCTTCTGCGGGGTCTGTTACCAGTGCCGGACCGGCGACGCCCACGTGTGTGCCGACGACCTGATCATCGGCATCAGCTACGACGGCGCCTTCGCCGACTACGTCAAGCTGCCAGCGCGCGTGATCTGGCGCACCGACATGAAGAAGATGCGGCCCGAGGTGGCGGCGATCCAGGAGCCGTTCGGCAACGCCGTTCACGCCTGTACCAAGGTGAACTTGCGCGGCAAGCGCGTGGCCATCGTCGGGTGCGGCACGATTGGGCTGTTCGCGGTGGTGATCGCCCGAGCCCTCGGAGCGTCGAAAATCATCGGCATCGAGCCGGTGAAACACCACGCGGACATGGCGAGCAAACTCGGCGCGGATGTCGTGCTCTCACCCGGCAACATGGGCCCGAACGACTACGCCCACGACAAACAGCTGGTGGCCGAGGTGCGACGCCTGACCGACGGTGTTGGCGCCGACGTCGTGCTCGAGATGAGCGGCCTGAACTCCAGCGTCAACAACGCCATTCACTCCGTGCGACGCGGCGGGGACGTGATCCTGTTCGGACTCAAGAGCGGCGACGCGGTGATCGAGAGCTTCGACCGCGTGATCGTGGACGGCATCGCCATGCACAGCGTGATTGGCCGGCGCATCTGGGAGACCTGGCACATCACCCGCCACCTGCTCGAGTCGCGGGATCCAAACATCCACGATCTCGTGTACGACGTCATCCTGAACAAGGGCGACGGGCCCATCGTCGATTTCGACAAGTTCGACAAGGACACGTTCGAGGAGCGCATCACCGCCTTCCCCAAGGTCGTGCTCCGCTTCTGA